The Pleuronectes platessa chromosome 11, fPlePla1.1, whole genome shotgun sequence genome includes a window with the following:
- the id2a gene encoding DNA-binding protein inhibitor ID-2a, protein MKAISPVRSFRKSSANLSEHSLGISRSKTPVDDPLSLLYNMNDCYSKLKELVPSIPQNKNVSKMEILQHVIDYILDLQIALDSSVALTSLHHPARPGQAPSRTPLTTLNTDISILSLQSPELPSELMTDDSRTLHR, encoded by the exons ATGAAAGCAATAAGCCCCGTGCGATCCTTCCGGAAGAGCAGCGCGAACCTATCGGAGCACTCCCTGGGAATCTCCCGGAGCAAGACCCCGGTGGACGACCCGCTCAGCCTCCTGTACAACATGAACGACTGCTACTCCaagctgaaggagctggtgcCCAGCATCCCGCAGAACAAGAACGTCAGCAAGATGGAAATCCTGCAGCATGTCATCGACTACATCCTGGACCTGCAGATCGCGCTGGACTCTAGCGTCGCACTCACCAGCCTGCATCACCCCGCGCGGCCGGGGCAGGCTCCGAGCAGGACCCCGCTGACCACCCTCAACACAGACATCAGCATCCTGTCGTTACAG tcGCCGGAGTTGCCGTCAGAGCTGATGACAGATGACAGCCGGACTCTGCATCGTTAA